A genome region from Gopherus evgoodei ecotype Sinaloan lineage unplaced genomic scaffold, rGopEvg1_v1.p scaffold_35_arrow_ctg1, whole genome shotgun sequence includes the following:
- the LOC115641525 gene encoding olfactory receptor 10A7-like: MGKVKILSQVFKFVLVGFTSIPNSQGLLFALFLAIYVVTLAGNGIIITLTSTDPNLDTPMYYFLRNLSVIDICYISSTVPQLLVHFLSRTRTISMLTCATQNYAFFAFGVTECFLLAVMSYDRYVAICNPLHYTVVMSRQACAKLAAGSWISGFLHSVVLTVYTFHVPFCGPNCIDHFFCEAPQVLKLACADTYVNELVIFAVAVLVLIIPLSLVFVSYSRILITILQMSTAAGRRKTFSTCASHLTVVSLFYGAAIFMYMRPRSTHSPQQDKMISLFYAVITPMVNPMIYSLRNKEVKGAMMRAWGMKVSS, translated from the coding sequence AATTCGTCCTGGTAGGCTTCACCAGCATCCCCAATAGCCAGGGGCTGCTCTTTGCCTTGTTCTTGGCCATCTACGTGGTCACCCTAGCAGGCAACGGGATCATCATCACGCTCACCAGCACCGACCCCAACCTGGACACGCCTATGTACTACTTCCTGCGCAATCTCTCGGTCATTGACATCTGCTACATCTCCAGCACGGTGCCGCAGCTCCTGGTGCACTTCCTGAGCCGCACCCGCACCATTTCCATGCTGACGTGCGCCACCCAAAACTATGCCTTCTTTGCCTTCGGGGTGACTGAGTGCTTCCTGCTGGCCGTCATGTCCTACGACCGCTACGTCGCCATCTGCAACCCTTTGCACTACACTGTAGTGATGAGTCGCCAGGCTTGTGCCAAGTTGGCAGCAGGGTCATGGATCAGCGGTTTCCTCCACTCAGTGGTGCTGACGGTCTACACTTTCCACGTACCTTTCTGCGGGCCTAATTGTATTGACCACTTCTTCTGCGAGGCGCCCCAGGTGCTGAAGCTGGCCTGCGCCGACACCTACGTCAACGAGCTGGTCATCTTCGCTGTGGCCGTGCTGGTCCTCATCATTCCCCTCTCGCTGGTCTTCGTCTCCTACTCCCGTATTCTGATCACCATCCTGCAGATGAGCACAGCCGCCGGACGCCGCAAGACGTTCTCCACCTGCGCCTCCCACCTGACTGTGGTCTCGCTCTTCTACGGGGCAGCCATATTTATGTACATGAGGCCCCGGTCCACCCACTCACCCCAGCAGGACAAGATGATCTCCCTGTTCTATGCCGTCATCACGCCCATGGTCAACCCCATGATATACAGTCTcaggaacaaggaggtgaagggGGCCATGATGAGAGCCTGGGGCATGAAAGTATCATCCTAG